Proteins from a single region of Stutzerimonas stutzeri:
- a CDS encoding aspartate-semialdehyde dehydrogenase, protein MPTGVGVAVVGAVSLVGEALVEVLEERGFPLTELHLLDHEEGVGQSVPFKGRNLRVSDAQRFDFSRTQLVFLVGDATLAAECHVKAMAAGCRVVDLSGSIPVTQQPCLVPEVNAALLDGSAGVRSVASPLPESVALAIALAPIRQQLGLRRVTVTACLPVSSRGKAGVKELARQTAELLNARPLEPRVFGRQIAFNMLAQTDNVDAQGHGEQERRLVEELRQLLDLPELTISATFIQAPTFFGESLVVSLEGSCEADAQALSSALDAAPGVEVVESDDYPTAVGDAAGQDVIYVGRVRCGICDPREVNLWIVSDNVRKGAALNAVRSGELLIKEYL, encoded by the coding sequence ATGCCTACAGGTGTCGGTGTTGCGGTTGTAGGTGCAGTCAGCCTAGTAGGCGAGGCGCTGGTTGAGGTGCTCGAAGAGCGTGGGTTTCCGCTTACCGAGCTGCACTTACTTGACCATGAGGAAGGCGTTGGGCAATCCGTTCCGTTCAAGGGGCGTAACCTGCGGGTTAGCGATGCGCAGCGCTTTGATTTCAGTCGCACCCAGTTAGTCTTCCTCGTGGGCGATGCGACGTTGGCTGCTGAATGCCACGTCAAGGCCATGGCTGCAGGTTGCAGGGTCGTTGATCTGTCCGGTTCTATTCCTGTGACTCAACAACCATGCCTAGTGCCAGAGGTGAACGCGGCCCTGTTAGATGGCTCGGCTGGTGTGCGCTCCGTTGCCAGCCCGTTGCCGGAGTCGGTCGCATTGGCAATCGCTCTAGCCCCAATTCGGCAACAGCTTGGCTTGCGGCGCGTTACCGTGACGGCCTGTTTGCCGGTATCTAGCCGCGGCAAGGCAGGCGTTAAAGAACTTGCCCGGCAAACAGCCGAGTTGTTGAACGCCAGACCGCTGGAGCCCCGCGTATTTGGTCGGCAAATAGCATTCAACATGCTCGCGCAAACCGACAACGTCGATGCGCAAGGGCATGGCGAACAGGAAAGAAGGCTGGTTGAGGAGCTTCGTCAGCTCTTGGACCTTCCTGAACTCACGATCAGCGCGACCTTTATTCAGGCGCCGACTTTCTTTGGCGAAAGTCTCGTCGTTTCATTGGAGGGTAGCTGCGAGGCGGACGCCCAAGCTCTGTCATCGGCTCTGGACGCAGCTCCGGGAGTCGAAGTTGTGGAGTCTGACGACTATCCGACGGCCGTCGGTGACGCGGCTGGGCAGGATGTCATCTACGTTGGGAGAGTCCGCTGCGGTATCTGCGATCCACGCGAAGTCAATTTGTGGATTGTGTCTGATAACGTGCGAAAAGGCGCGGCACTAAACGCTGTGCGGTCCGGTGAGTTGTTGATAAAAGAGTATCTGTAA